Proteins encoded by one window of Vigna radiata var. radiata cultivar VC1973A chromosome 5, Vradiata_ver6, whole genome shotgun sequence:
- the LOC106760867 gene encoding LOB domain-containing protein 4, translating to MKESGRKQGTMSPCAACKLLRRRCTRDCVFAPYFPAHEPQKFGSVHKVFGASNVNKMLQELPEHQRSDAVSSMVYEANARVRDPVYGCVGAISSLQQQVDELQTQLALAKAEVVHMRMSQFSPPSSDQHHHHHHHQASLMPHEPSNSSSENMFQSSRLLSSQTKSLFGMDMVVDQTIMGQSLWSY from the exons ATGAAAGAGAGTGGCAGAAAACAAGGTACCATGTCGCCATGTGCGGCATGCAAGCTTCTTCGAAGGAGGTGCACCAGGGATTGTGTCTTTGCTCCTTATTTTCCTGCTCATGAACCCCAGAAGTTTGGTAGTGTCCACAAGGTTTTCGGGGCTAGCAATGTCAACAAAATGCTACAG GAATTACCTGAGCACCAAAGAAGTGATGCAGTAAGTTCAATGGTGTATGAAGCAAATGCAAGAGTGAGGGACCCTGTGTATGGATGTGTGGGAGCCATTTCCTCTCTGCAACAACAAGTTGATGAGCTCCAAACCCAATTGGCACTGGCAAAAGCAGAGGTTGTTCACATGAGAATGAGCCAATTCTCACCACCATCATCGGatcaacaccaccaccaccaccaccaccaagccTCCCTAATGCCTCATGAACCCTCCAATTCATCATCAGAAAACATGTTCCAATCTAGCAGGCTCTTGTCTTCACAAACCAAGTCCCTTTTTGGCATGGACATGGTCGTTGACCAGACCATCATGGGGCAATCTTTGTGGTCATACTAG